The Coprococcus phoceensis genomic sequence AGACTGCAAAAGCGGAGAAGAAAGAGACAAAGAAAGAAGAAGGACTTCCAACAGTAGTTGTAGTTTTACTGGTTATTTTAGGGATTGTGATTCTTTTCGCATTTGCATTGATTCTTCTGTTAGCTTATAAGAGAAAAAAAATAAAAGAACGCCGCAAGAGAGCTCGCATGAGACATCAGAGACAGCAGCGAATGAAAAGAGAATAATTGGAAAAAATTACACTTGCACTGAGGAAATAGTCTATTGTATACTAGAGAGCGATTAGTTAGAAAAGACTACTCATAAGTGAATAGAGAAACTGAGGCCTGCCCACAAATAGACATACCTCAGTTTTTTTGTTGAAAAATTTACAAATAAGAAGAGGAAAGGATGAAAATGCTTGGATAGAAAAAGATTTAGTAAAAAAGTACTATGGATCGCGGGAAGTATAGCGGTGTGTATTTTTTGTATTTCAGCAGGGATTTTTTTGTGGAACAGACAAAGTAAGTCTCAAAGTACAGTGAAAGAGAAGCTAGATGAGGTGCAGGAAATACAAAATATAAATGCGAGGGACAATGTGGCAGAGCCCGATGCATTTGAAGGAAAAGAACTTACGAAAAAGGAACAAAAGAAATTGGAAGAAAAGTTGGCAGAAGCTGTAGCATCGACAGGGCAGGATGAACAGAATAAGCAGGATACAGCATCGAAAGAAACAAATACACAGTCATAGGAAATTCAGCAATCAGAAGTGGAGCAGCCATCAGAGGAGGAGAATCAGTCAGAAACGGACAAACCTTCAGATAACAATGATGAGCAACAGACAGAGCCGGAAGAGCCGGCAGAACAGCTCCCAATTGTAAAGGAACCGGGCTGGGTAACAGGAATATACTAAGGAAGGACTAGAACAGCGAATGACAGTAAAAGGAAATAAGAGGAAAATCTACAGACAGTTGGAGGGCAGGTAAGAACCGTTGAGCCGATGGGCTTTGTTTTTTGTCCTGCATAAAAGACAGTTATATCTTCTTCAAATACAAGATGGAAGATTACACATGTAGATGATGCATCAGAATTGAGCAACTGGGTTAAGATTTACCATTCTCCTGCAAAACCGGGAACAGTTCCATCGCACTGGGCAATCAGTGAGCCGGAGTCGTGGACCGGAGGTTTGACATCACCGACGTTCTATGCATACTCTATGATGTTAAATACGTCTATTTGGAATACAGATACGGCGTCCAATAAAGGATACCCAGTCTTACGCGGAATGCCGGATGCTGTGGAAGTGTTTGCGTTTGAAGGAGATATCCAGATGCAGATGACATTGAGCGGTCAAAACGACGATGACACATGGGGAGATAATGATCTAGTTATGCCTGGCACAGGTTGGGAGTAATCTAATGTAACCGGATGAGTAAGAGTGGAAAAGGACTGGCGGATTTTTACAGATTTGCCGGTTCTTTTCAGATAAAAAGGAGAAGCAGATGACGACAGAAAGGGAAGCCGAGTACATATTTTATATGGCATGTGCAGTTGTGGGAAAGGTGAACGTGCCGTTTCCGAATGTGCGGCCAGATTGGCAGAAGATATATGAGATAAGTGCTTATCATCGCATTGAAAATATTGTGGCGTATGCGGTGGAACAACTATGCCTGAATAAAGAATATTGTGAACAGATACCGGATGAAGTAAAAAAGCAGTTTCAAAAAGCAAGATTATCCGGAATTATGCGGGAGACGATACAATACCATGAATATGAAAAGCTGACAAAACTTTTTGAGGAGGAAGGCATTGAGCGGATGCTGCTGAAAGGCGGTTTGTTAAAATACGAGTATCCTTCTCAGGACATGCGGTTTTTGACAGATTTGGATATCTTAGTAAAGACAAAAGATCTTGAGCGGGTATCTGTGCTGATGGAAAAGCTTGGATATCGGGTCCTGCATAAGGGAGGGCATCATGATGTCTATCAGAAAGAGCCTTGTATGACAGTAGAAATTCACAAAGACTGTGGGACAGGCTATGAGACTTTGGATAATTATATGGAAGGAGTCTGGGAACGAAGCACAAAAAAAGAAGGATGTCAGACAGAGTATCAGATGTCCTGGGAAGATTTTTATCTGTACCAGACAGGACATATGGCGAAGCACTTCGAGCATGGAGGAGCAGGGATACGGATGCTGTTAGATTTTCTTGTGTTTGAAAACACAAAGATGAGTTGCTGCAATACAAAAATTGTGGAAAATCAGCTAACTCAGGCAAAACTTTTTACAATGGAAAAGAAAATCAGGGAGTTGCTTCAAAAAGGAAAATGTGGTGAGAGCCTTGAAAAAGAGCCGGTCTGGAATTATATAGTACAGAGTGGAACTTATGGTCTTTTTCAGTTTCATTTACAGACAGAGGTCAATCGATATGAGAATAAAAAAGCTTATTTCCTGCAGAGGATATTTCCAAACCAGGAACAGTTAATTGTTGCATATCCGTGGCTGGCACAATACCCACGGAGAATTTGGATGGCGTGGATACATCGTTTGACAAAAAAAGTGATATGTTCTCCGGGAAAGATAATCGGAGAATTTCGCACGCTTAGAAATCAGGATCAGAATAAAAAGATAAGAGCATGTATGAAAGAGATGGGATTGGAGGAAAAATCATAGCATGAAAATTAGAGAAGGATTTATATTGAGAGAGGTAGCAGGAGTGTTTGCGGCAGTTCCGGTGGAAGGAGAGAGCAGACAGTTCCACGGCATGATACAATTGAATGAGACAGGAGCATTTCTGTGGAGAAATTTGGAAAAAGAATGTACGCAAGAGCAGCTGGTGAAAGCGCTAATGGAAGAATATGACGTGGAGGAAAAGCAGGCAAAAAAGGATACTGCAGCTGTAGTGGGAAAATTTCGGGAAGCAGGAATTTTAGACGAGTAGGAAATGTGAAAATGCCTTTTTATTAAAAATATCTTAAAATGTTCGTAATTTTCGACAGAATATGATATAATCATTGAGTTTAAATGAAGCAAAATGTGAAACATGCGAAAGAGGATTCATTAAATGATTAGAAAAAGGACAAATCAAGAGCAAAGAGAGGCATTTGAGGAATTACAGCAGAGGAAAAAAAGAAAACTGGAGAACGCAAGAGATCGGCAAAGTTTGGACGAGGATGGAAAAACAAGATCTAGAAAGCGCAGAAAAAATAAAAACAGGAAAAATGTAAGACGCAGAGGGAGAGCAAAGCCGCACAAGGTAGGATTGACTCTTGTCACAATTCAGGCAATTGTGTCGATGTTATGTGTTGGTATGCTCCACATTATAGGAATTATTCCGTTGAAATACATGCTTATAATCGGAGGTATTCTATTGTTGCTGCTTGGGCTTACACTATTTACGCAGTTGAATAGAAAGAAGAAAGCAATTGGCGGAAAGATATTGAGTGTAGTCCTGATTATGGTGATCAGCGTCGGAACATATTATATCGGAAAGGCGAACGGGGCATTGGACAAGATTACGGGAGGCAACTATAAGATTGATAATATGGTTGTAGCTGTATTAAAAGATGACCCGGCAAAAGATATCAAAGATACTGAGAATTACACGTTTGGTGTTCAGTATAAGATGGGAAGAACGGATATGGAGGCAGCTATTCAGATGGTTTCCGAGGAGCTTGGAAAAGACATAACGGTAGTTGAATATCAAGATCTTCAGGAACAGGCAGAGGCACTGCATGATAAAAAAGTAGATGCGATTATTTACAATGAAGGTTATACAGATAATATTTCTGAGTCATTTGCAGGATATAAAAAGAGTGTTCGTATTATTTATGAGCACAAGATTAAGAAAGAACTTGCCAGCACGTCGGTGGATACGAGCATACAGGATCCATTCAGTGTGTATATCAGTGGTATTGATGTGTATGGGGATATTGAACAGACAAGCCGAAGTGATGTGAATATCATTGCCACAGTGAATCCAAAGACGCATCAGATTCTTTTGGTTACTACACCGCGAGATTACTATGTGCCGATTCCGGGCATTTCCGGAGGGGAGAATGATAAGCTGACACATGCCGGAAATTATGGTGTGGATGTTTCAATGAAGACATTGGAAGAGTTGTATCAAGTTGAGATTCCATTTTATGCCAGAATTAACTTTACTTCTTTAATTGACATTGTAGACCATTTAGGTGGTGTTGATGTATATTCTGAGTATGCATTTACGACAAGTAAGAACTCGGAACATGTCATGGATGTACAACAGGGAATCAACCATTTTAACGGTGAAGAAGCGCTGGCATTCTCAAGAGAACGTGAGAATGTGCCGGGCGGAGATAACCAGAGAGGAAAGAATCAGCAGGCAGTTATCACGGCCATGATCAAGAAAATGATTTCGCCTCAGATGCTTATGAAAGCGAACTCAATTATCGACGACGTAAGTGGAAATGTAGAGACTAACATGTCTCAGGAACAGATCCAATCTTTGATCAAGACACAGTTGAGTAAAGGCGGAAGCTGGAATATTTATTCAGTCGCAGCGGAGGGAACCGGAGGAAAAGATATCTGTTATTCGGCAGCTAGCTCAGGTCCGCTCTATGTTACATATCCGGATGAGACATCGGTTGCAAACATTGAGGATTTGATCAACCGAGTGGAACAAGGAGAAATTATTGAAGGATCAGAAGTCGCAGAGTAAGAGAAAAAATAGAGAAACCCTTGACGAACCAAGGGTTTCTTTTTATAATGTTAGTGATATATGAAAAAACGTTGACGAAGACAGTAGGATATATTTTAAAGTCAAAGAGAGTCAGGGATGGTGAGAGCCTGATACGAGTAGAATATATTTGAAGATCACTTCTGAGTTGCAGTGACCGAACGAAGTTGTCCAATAGGTACTGCCGGGATTCCACCGTTAGCAGGAACGCATATGTCAGTATGGTGTAATAGGTGGTATAACGAAGGTTTTACAGCTCTCGTCCTGATTACAGGATGGGAGTTTTTTTGTATCAAAATTCAAAAAGGGACAGGGCATGTGTCAATTAGGGACGTAGTAAAATTGAAAAATACTACGTCCCCAAATAAGAAGGAGGAAGAAGAAATGTATCAGAAGGTATCCACAGATTTAAAGTTTGTAGATCGTGAAAAGAAGACGGAAAAGTTTTGGGCTGATAACAAGATTTTTGAGAAGAGTATGGAAAATCGTAAGGAGGGGGAGACATATACGTTTTATGACGGACCTCCGACAGCGAACGGGAAACCGCATATCGGCCACGTGTTGACTCGTGTTATCAAGGATATGATTCCGAGATACCGTACAATGAAAGGGTACATGGTACCTAGAAAAGCAGGATGGGATACACACGGACTTCCGGTAGAGCTTGAAGTGGAAAAGATGCTTGGATTAGACGGAAAAGAACAGATTGAAGAGTATGGTTTGGAGCCATTTATCGCACACTGTAAAGAGAGTGTCTGGAAATATAAAGGGATGTGGGAAGACTTCTCTGCGACTGTTGGTTTCTGGGCAGATATGGAAAATCCATATGTAACTTACCACAACGATTTCATTGAATCAGAATGGTGGGCATTAAAACAGATTTGGGATAAAGGATTGTTATATAAAGGATACAAGATTGTACCTTACTGTCCGCGTTGTGGAACTCCGCTTTCCAGCCACGAAGTAGCGCAGGGTTACAAAGATGTCAAAGAGAAATCCGCAATCGTAAGATTTAAAGTAAAAGACGAAGACGCTTATATTCTGGCATGGACAACAACACCTTGGACATTGCCGTCAAACGTGGCTCTCTGTGTGAACCCAGATGAGACTTATGTAAAAGTAAAAGCAGCAGACGGATTCACATACTATATGGCAGAGGCATTGCTTGACACAGTACTTGGAAATCTTGCGGAAGAGGGAACTCCTGCATACGAAGTATTGGAAAGCTATGTCGGTACAGATTTAGAAGGAAAAGAATACGAACCATTATTCCCATTTGTGGAACTGAATAAAAAAGCATACTATGTGACATGTGACACATACGTAACATTGACAGACGGTACAGGTGTCGTTCATATTGCTCCTGCATTTGGTGAGGATGATGCTCAGGTAGGACGTAAATATGACCTTCCATTTTTACAGTTAGTAGATGAAAAAGGTGAGATGACAGCAGAGACACCTTGGGCAGGAACATTCTGTAAAAAAGCAGACCCATTTGTATTAGAAGATCTGGAAAAGAGAAATCTTTTATTTGATGCTCCGAATTTCGAGCACAGCTACCCACACTGCTGGCGTTGTGATACACCGCTTATCTACTATGCACGTGAGTCATGGTTCATCAAGATGACAGCGGTAAAAGAAGATTTGATCAGAAACAACAACAAGATTAACTGGATTCCGGAGAGCATCGGAAAAGGACGTTTCGGCGATTGGCTTGAAAATGTTCAGGATTGGGGAATCAGCCGTAACCGTTACTGGGGAACTCCGTTAAATGTATGGGAATGTGAATGTGGACATATGCATTCAATTGGAAGCATTGCAGAATTAAAAGAGATGTCCGACAACTGTCCGGATGACATCGAACTTCACCGCCCATTTATCGACGCTGTGACAATCAAGTGTCCGCATTGTGGAAAAGAGATGCACCGTGTTCCGGAAGTAATCGACTGCTGGTTTGACAGTGGAGCAATGCCATTTGCACAGCACCACTATCCATTTGAGAACAAAGAATTATTCGAGCAGCAGTTCCCGGCAAACTTTATTTCAGAGGCGGTTGACCAGACTCGTGGATGGTTCTACTCATTGCTTGCGATCTCCACATTGATCTTCAATGAAGCGCCTTATAAGAATGTTATCGTTCTCGGACACGTACAGGATGAGAACGGACAGAAGATGAGTAAGTCCAAAGGAAATGCAGTCGATCCGTTCGATGCATTAGAGACATACGGAGCAGATGCAATCCGTTGGTATTTCTATGTAAACAGCGCGCCATGGCTGCCGAACCGTTTCCACGGAAAAGCGGTTGTGGAAGGACAGCGTAAATTCATGGGTACATTGTGGAATACTTACGCATTCTTCGTACTTTATGCGGAAATCGACCAATTTGACGCAACAAAATACAATTTGGAATATGATAAATTATCTGTTATGGATAAATGGTTACTGTCAAAACTGAACACACTGATCAAGACAGTAGATGATAATCTTGCAAACTACAGAATTCCGGAAAGTGCAAGAGCATTGCAGGATTTTGTAGATGATATGAGTAATTGGTATGTAAGAAGAAGCCGTGAACGTTTTTGGGCAAAAGGAATGGAGCAGGATAAGATCAACGCATATATGACACTTTACACAGCACTTGTGACAGTGGCAAAAGTGGCTGCACCGATGATTCCGTTTATGACAGAAGACATTTACCAGAATCTTGTAAGAAGCATTGATGCAAATGCTCCGGAAAGTATTCACTTATGTGATTATCCAGCTGCAAACGAGGCTTATATCGATAAAGATTTGGAAGCAAACATGGACGAAGTTCTGAAACTGGTTGTTATGGGACGTGCGTGCCGTAATACAGCAAATATCAAGAACCGTCAGCCAATTGGAAAGATGTTTGTAAAATCAAATGTAGTATTACCTGAATTTTATCAGGAAATCGTGGAAGAAGAGTTGAACGTAAAAGAGATG encodes the following:
- a CDS encoding nucleotidyltransferase domain-containing protein, translating into MTTEREAEYIFYMACAVVGKVNVPFPNVRPDWQKIYEISAYHRIENIVAYAVEQLCLNKEYCEQIPDEVKKQFQKARLSGIMRETIQYHEYEKLTKLFEEEGIERMLLKGGLLKYEYPSQDMRFLTDLDILVKTKDLERVSVLMEKLGYRVLHKGGHHDVYQKEPCMTVEIHKDCGTGYETLDNYMEGVWERSTKKEGCQTEYQMSWEDFYLYQTGHMAKHFEHGGAGIRMLLDFLVFENTKMSCCNTKIVENQLTQAKLFTMEKKIRELLQKGKCGESLEKEPVWNYIVQSGTYGLFQFHLQTEVNRYENKKAYFLQRIFPNQEQLIVAYPWLAQYPRRIWMAWIHRLTKKVICSPGKIIGEFRTLRNQDQNKKIRACMKEMGLEEKS
- a CDS encoding PqqD family protein, producing MKIREGFILREVAGVFAAVPVEGESRQFHGMIQLNETGAFLWRNLEKECTQEQLVKALMEEYDVEEKQAKKDTAAVVGKFREAGILDE
- a CDS encoding LCP family protein; translated protein: MIRKRTNQEQREAFEELQQRKKRKLENARDRQSLDEDGKTRSRKRRKNKNRKNVRRRGRAKPHKVGLTLVTIQAIVSMLCVGMLHIIGIIPLKYMLIIGGILLLLLGLTLFTQLNRKKKAIGGKILSVVLIMVISVGTYYIGKANGALDKITGGNYKIDNMVVAVLKDDPAKDIKDTENYTFGVQYKMGRTDMEAAIQMVSEELGKDITVVEYQDLQEQAEALHDKKVDAIIYNEGYTDNISESFAGYKKSVRIIYEHKIKKELASTSVDTSIQDPFSVYISGIDVYGDIEQTSRSDVNIIATVNPKTHQILLVTTPRDYYVPIPGISGGENDKLTHAGNYGVDVSMKTLEELYQVEIPFYARINFTSLIDIVDHLGGVDVYSEYAFTTSKNSEHVMDVQQGINHFNGEEALAFSRERENVPGGDNQRGKNQQAVITAMIKKMISPQMLMKANSIIDDVSGNVETNMSQEQIQSLIKTQLSKGGSWNIYSVAAEGTGGKDICYSAASSGPLYVTYPDETSVANIEDLINRVEQGEIIEGSEVAE
- the ileS gene encoding isoleucine--tRNA ligase, producing the protein MYQKVSTDLKFVDREKKTEKFWADNKIFEKSMENRKEGETYTFYDGPPTANGKPHIGHVLTRVIKDMIPRYRTMKGYMVPRKAGWDTHGLPVELEVEKMLGLDGKEQIEEYGLEPFIAHCKESVWKYKGMWEDFSATVGFWADMENPYVTYHNDFIESEWWALKQIWDKGLLYKGYKIVPYCPRCGTPLSSHEVAQGYKDVKEKSAIVRFKVKDEDAYILAWTTTPWTLPSNVALCVNPDETYVKVKAADGFTYYMAEALLDTVLGNLAEEGTPAYEVLESYVGTDLEGKEYEPLFPFVELNKKAYYVTCDTYVTLTDGTGVVHIAPAFGEDDAQVGRKYDLPFLQLVDEKGEMTAETPWAGTFCKKADPFVLEDLEKRNLLFDAPNFEHSYPHCWRCDTPLIYYARESWFIKMTAVKEDLIRNNNKINWIPESIGKGRFGDWLENVQDWGISRNRYWGTPLNVWECECGHMHSIGSIAELKEMSDNCPDDIELHRPFIDAVTIKCPHCGKEMHRVPEVIDCWFDSGAMPFAQHHYPFENKELFEQQFPANFISEAVDQTRGWFYSLLAISTLIFNEAPYKNVIVLGHVQDENGQKMSKSKGNAVDPFDALETYGADAIRWYFYVNSAPWLPNRFHGKAVVEGQRKFMGTLWNTYAFFVLYAEIDQFDATKYNLEYDKLSVMDKWLLSKLNTLIKTVDDNLANYRIPESARALQDFVDDMSNWYVRRSRERFWAKGMEQDKINAYMTLYTALVTVAKVAAPMIPFMTEDIYQNLVRSIDANAPESIHLCDYPAANEAYIDKDLEANMDEVLKLVVMGRACRNTANIKNRQPIGKMFVKSNVVLPEFYQEIVEEELNVKEMEFTDDVRNFTSYTFKPQMRTVGPKYGKLLGGIKEALANLDGNQAMDELNATEALKLDVNGQEVTLFREDLLIDTAQMEGYVSESDNGITVVLDTNLTEELLEEGFVRELISKIQTMRKEADFEVTDKIKLYYQGTEKAEAVFEKYETEIGGEVLATEVIKGTPGGYKKEWNINGETMTMGVEK